Proteins encoded together in one Prunus dulcis chromosome 3, ALMONDv2, whole genome shotgun sequence window:
- the LOC117620643 gene encoding SUPPRESSOR OF GAMMA RESPONSE 1 isoform X1, translated as MARAWLINSRGLANKVKNAARSSAYQIKDCGANRDCPNCHFVIDNSDVLSEWPGLPAGVKFDPSDAELLEHLAAKCGVGNSKPHMFIDEFIPTLDGDNGIYYDHPANLPGSKNDGSSFHFFHKTINAYATGHRKRRKVDCHRSLAAEHVRWHKTGKTKPIMENGVQKGCKKIMVLYKSSKKGSKADKSNWVMHQYHLGTEDGEKEGEYVVSKIFYQQHKQSETNDNNLVIEDDVNALGTSPRTPITSAPNPPRPGKSVGCDDVPDEDVLHSSAKEAELVPGTQFGDNIGDTTWLAGESQADENCDLDCLEDTLLCKETFDSSTLLNGSFADGISSTDFPSNIYGVTGNSSTSCGIDLENIDLGTPPDFQLADLQFCSQDSLLGWLDRL; from the exons ATGGCAAG GGCTTGGCTGATTAACAGTAGAGGACTGGCAAACAAAGTGAAAAATGCTGCTCGATCGTCTGCTTATCAAATCAAAGACTGTGGGGCAAATCGTGATTGCCCAAATTGCCATTTTGTTATAGATAACAGTGAT GTTTTATCAGAATGGCCGGGCTTGCCAGCTGGTGTGAAGTTTGATCCATCTGATGCTGAACTCCTAGAACACTTGGCAGCTAAGTGTGGTGTTGGAAACTCAAAACCGCACATGTTTATCGATGAGTTCATCCCAACACTTGATGGGGACAATGGAATTTACTACGATCATCCTGCAAACCTTCCTG GTTCAAAGAATGATGGAAGCAGCTTCCATTTCTTCCATAAAACAATTAATGCATATGCTACCGGTCACCGGAAGCGCCGCAAGGTTGACTGTCATCGTAGCTTGGCTGCAGAGCATGTCCGCTGGCACAAAACAGGTAAGACCAAGCCTATAATGGAAAATGGAGTTCAGAAGGGCTGTAAGAAGATCATGGTCCTATACAAAAGTTCAAAGAAAGGCTCCAAAGCAGATAAGTCTAACTGGGTGATGCATCAGTATCACCTGGGAACTGAAGATGGTGAGAAAGAAGGTGAATATGTGGTTTCAAAGATATTCTACCAACAGCATAAGCAGTCAGAAACGAATGATAACAATTTGGTCATTGAAGACGATGTCAATGCACTTGGAACTAGTCCAAGGACCCCCATAACAAGTGCTCCAAATCCACCCAGACCAGGGAAATCTGTTGGGTGTGATGATGTTCCTGATGAAGATGTGTTACACTCATCTGCCAAG GAAGCAGAGCTTGTGCCTGGTACTCAGTTTGGGGACAATATAGGGGACACTACCTGGTTGGCAGGCGAATCTCAGGCTGATGAAAACTGTGATTTAGATTGCTTGGAGGACACCTTGTTATGCAAGGAGACTTTTGATTCTTCCACTCTTCTAAATGGTTCGTTCGCGGATGGCATATCTAGCACTGACTTTCCAAGCAATATATACGGGGTGactggaaatagcagcacatcATGTGGAATTGACCTTGAGAACATTGATCTTGGCACTCCACCAGATTTCCAGCTTGCT GATTTGCAGTTTTGTTCCCAAGACAGTTTACTTGGATGGCTAGACAGGTTATGA
- the LOC117623255 gene encoding ribosomal RNA-processing protein 8: MNDKESSKKRKRARRRDRAQNEKLKLSSEKETASAAERIDEDEEESTKTSASAKRIKSQGQLSNSSSFLAKMKAKLSGGHFRMINEKLYTCTGKEALEYFNDDPTLFDTYHSGYQEQMSHWPELPVNIIIKWLKDHSPSLVVADFGCGDARLAKNVKNKVFSFDLISKDPSVISCDMSNTPLGSSSVDVAVFCLSLMGTNFPSYLREAHRILKPSGWLLIAEVKSRFDSTTGGADPKTFTKAVCDLGFTSVSKDFSNKMFILFYFKKKEEQSSKKKEVEWPQLKPCLYKRR, from the exons ATGAATGATAAGGAATCAAGCAAAAAGCGGAAAAGGGCGAGGCGTCGCGACAGAGCTCAGAATGAAAAGCTTAAGCTTTCTAGCGAAAAGGAAACTGCTTCCGCCGCTGAAAGAATCgatgaagacgaagaagaaagTACAAAAACTTCTGCTTCTGCTAAGCGCATAAAATCGCAGGGACAGCTCTCAAATTCCTCTAGCTTTCTCGCTAAG ATGAAAGCGAAGCTGTCAGGAGGGCATTTCAGGATGATCAACGAGAAGCTCTACACTTGCAC TGGAAAAGAGGCGCTTGAGTATTTCAATGACGATCCAACATTGTTTGATACA TACCATTCAGGATATCAAGAGCAAATGTCACATTGGCCTGAGCTTCCAGTTAATATAATCATAAAATGGCTAAAAGATCACAGTCCTTCTCTGGTCGTGGCTGATTTTGGATGTG GGGATGCACGCCTTGCAAAAAATGTGAAGAATAAAGTCTTCTCCTTTGATCTCATCTCCAAGGATCCTTCAGTAATTTCCTGTGACATGTCAAAT ACTCCGCTTGGCTCTTCATCTGTAGATGTTGCTGTCTTCTGCCTTTCATTGATGGGGACTAATTTCCCAAGTTACCTCCGTGAAGCACACAGAATTCTTAAGCCAAG TGGTTGGCTATTGATAGCAGAAGTGAAGAGCAGATTTGATTCAACGACTGGAGGAGCTGACCCAAAGACATTTACAAAAGCCGTCTGTGATCTAGGATTTACCTCTGTGTCAAAG GATTTCTCAAACAAGATGTTTATATTGTTTTACTTCAAGAAAAAG GAGGAGCAAAgttcaaagaaaaaggaggtTGAGTGGCCTCAGCTGAAACCCTGTTTATATAAGCGCCGCTGA
- the LOC117623542 gene encoding CRM-domain containing factor CFM9, mitochondrial: MFATRNLNRHCLKSVSSLLQFNPFKNVFLLRDVSAKLLSSNVVQPSKPSEDCFFSSSTPSNPFDGWCRSMSTSRGSSMRSKVAKRMQKESGKTLREVRRAKKLQKKLMTENERLIYNLKRAKRKVALLLQKLKKYELPDLPAPRHDPELLTLEQLQAFKKIGFRNKNYVPVGVRGVFGGVVQNMHLHWKFHETVQVCCDNFPKEKIKEMATMLARLSGGVVINIHNVKTIIMFRGRNYRQPKNLIPFNTLTKRKALFKARFEQALESQKLNIKKIEQELRRSGVNPEDPVAIASIQRVASSFFNAIDQKDGSPYVFRGDKLSASEPDNKLKHSDPPDEEEEEELDKFIAEIEDAAEREWAAEEAAEKEEQTRLRYWNKEQFGGRYRRSEDVENDDSDDETTRARGWRDTHGKQRPNDSDYEDDEEESDSSNVVDASVLDSDADDSDGKPEKVKVSTRDRGKQDKFGRAKNDERFKKNREANNTKASSRKIIVDEGTESENMLSDLDTVMWKSDSEEEHDSTASRAVNYDFRSSSDEEEDLSYRRGERKKLANDLDKAHDKFEVSRNAQEKHHSIGRADNNDYLKRNGDVNVRRKLVDEDVVSENTFGASESAIWELEALEDVGAPTAGRYNYKSSDAEDYLVRRVEKKMKDTNKSTRTTKELDEDWDSD; the protein is encoded by the exons ATGTTCGCTACGAGGAACCTTAACAGGCATTGCTTGAAGTCTGTCTCTTCTCTCCTCCAATTCAATCCCTTCaa AAATGTCTTCTTGTTAAGAGATGTCTCAGCGAAACTCCTCTCAAGCAATGTAGTTCAGCCAAGTAAACCGAGTGAAgattgtttcttttcttcatctaCACCGAGCAATCCCTTCGATGGGTGGTGCCGGTCAATGTCCACATCTAGAGGGAGTAGCATGAGAAGCAAAGTCGCAAAGCGGATGCAAAAGGAGTCTGGTAAAACACTAAGAGAGGTTCGCAGAGCAAAAAAGCTTCAAAAGAAGCTCATGACCGAAAATGAAAGGCTCATTTACAACCTCAAAAGA GCTAAGAGGAAAGTGGCATTGCTACTACAGAAGCTGAAAAAATACGAGCTTCCAGATCTTCCAGCACCCCGGCATGACCCTGAGCTATTAACCCTCGAGCAGCTTCAGGCATTTAAGAAGATTGGcttcagaaataaaaattatgttcCTGTTGGTGTTCGTGGGGTCTTTGGAGGAGTAGTCCAGAATATGCATCTGCACTGGAAATTTCACGAGACTGTACAAGTTTGTTGTGATAACTTCCCCAAAGAGAAAATCAAGGAAATGGCGACTATGCTTGCAAGACTGAGTGGTGGTGTTGTGATAAACATACATAATGTGAAAACAATCATCATGTTTCGTGGAAGAAATTACCGCCAGCCCAAAAATTTGATTCCTTTCAATACCCTTACAAAAAGGAAG GCATTATTCAAGGCTAGATTTGAACAAGCTCTTGAATCTCAGAAGCTTAACATAAAGAAGATAGAACAGGAGCTCCGCCGAAGTGGTGTTAATCCTGAGGATCCAGTTGCCATTGCAAGCATCCAGAGAGTAGCTTCCTCATTCTTTAATGCAATTGATCAGAAGGACGGAAGTCCTTATGTCTTCCGTGGGGACAAACTGTCAGCATCGGAGCCTGATAATAAATTGAAACATTCTGACCCTcctgatgaggaggaggaggaggagttaGACAAATTCATAGCTGAGATTGAGGATGCAGCAGAACGAGAGTGGGCCGCTGAGGAAGCAGCtgagaaagaagaacaaaCCAGACTAAGGTATTGGAACAAAGAACAATTTGGTGGGAGATACAGAAGATCTGAAGACGTTGAAAATGACGACTCTGATGATGAGACCACCAGGGCAAGGGGTTGGAGGGATACACATGGCAAGCAGAGACCTAATGATAGTGAttatgaagatgatgaagaggaaAGCGATTCTAGTAATGTTGTGGATGCTAGTGTTCTCGACAGTGATGCTGATGACTCTGATGGAAAACCTGAGAAGGTCAAGGTATCTACAAGAGACAGAGGGAAGCAAGATAAGTTTGGCAGGGCCAAGAATGATGAACGCTTTAAGAAAAATCGTGAAGCTAATAATACAAAAGCTAGCAGTAGAAAGATTATAGTGGACGAAGGTACTGAATCAGAAAATATGCTCAGCGATCTTGATACTGTGATGTGGAAATCCGATTCTGAGGAAGAACATGACTCTACAGCATCAAGAGCAGTGAATTATGATTTCCGAAGCAGCagtgatgaagaagaggacTTAAGTTACAGGAGGGgagaaaggaagaaattgGCAAACGATTTGGACAAAGCTCACGACAAGTTTGAGGTATCAAGAAATGCACAGGAGAAGCATCATAGTATTGGCAGGGCCGATAACAATgattatttgaaaagaaatggTGATGTTAACGTGAGAAGAAAGTTGGTTGATGAGGATGTCGTGTCGGAGAATACATTTGGTGCTTCTGAAAGTGCAATATGGGAATTAGAGGCTTTGGAAGATGTAGGAGCACCAACAGCAGGGAGATACAATTACAAGAGTAGTGACGCAGAGGATTATTTAGTAAGGAGAgtagagaagaaaatgaaggataCTAATAAAAGcacaagaacaacaaaagagTTGGATGAAGATTGGGACAGTGATTGA
- the LOC117620643 gene encoding SUPPRESSOR OF GAMMA RESPONSE 1 isoform X2, which yields MAWLINSRGLANKVKNAARSSAYQIKDCGANRDCPNCHFVIDNSDVLSEWPGLPAGVKFDPSDAELLEHLAAKCGVGNSKPHMFIDEFIPTLDGDNGIYYDHPANLPGSKNDGSSFHFFHKTINAYATGHRKRRKVDCHRSLAAEHVRWHKTGKTKPIMENGVQKGCKKIMVLYKSSKKGSKADKSNWVMHQYHLGTEDGEKEGEYVVSKIFYQQHKQSETNDNNLVIEDDVNALGTSPRTPITSAPNPPRPGKSVGCDDVPDEDVLHSSAKEAELVPGTQFGDNIGDTTWLAGESQADENCDLDCLEDTLLCKETFDSSTLLNGSFADGISSTDFPSNIYGVTGNSSTSCGIDLENIDLGTPPDFQLADLQFCSQDSLLGWLDRL from the exons at GGCTTGGCTGATTAACAGTAGAGGACTGGCAAACAAAGTGAAAAATGCTGCTCGATCGTCTGCTTATCAAATCAAAGACTGTGGGGCAAATCGTGATTGCCCAAATTGCCATTTTGTTATAGATAACAGTGAT GTTTTATCAGAATGGCCGGGCTTGCCAGCTGGTGTGAAGTTTGATCCATCTGATGCTGAACTCCTAGAACACTTGGCAGCTAAGTGTGGTGTTGGAAACTCAAAACCGCACATGTTTATCGATGAGTTCATCCCAACACTTGATGGGGACAATGGAATTTACTACGATCATCCTGCAAACCTTCCTG GTTCAAAGAATGATGGAAGCAGCTTCCATTTCTTCCATAAAACAATTAATGCATATGCTACCGGTCACCGGAAGCGCCGCAAGGTTGACTGTCATCGTAGCTTGGCTGCAGAGCATGTCCGCTGGCACAAAACAGGTAAGACCAAGCCTATAATGGAAAATGGAGTTCAGAAGGGCTGTAAGAAGATCATGGTCCTATACAAAAGTTCAAAGAAAGGCTCCAAAGCAGATAAGTCTAACTGGGTGATGCATCAGTATCACCTGGGAACTGAAGATGGTGAGAAAGAAGGTGAATATGTGGTTTCAAAGATATTCTACCAACAGCATAAGCAGTCAGAAACGAATGATAACAATTTGGTCATTGAAGACGATGTCAATGCACTTGGAACTAGTCCAAGGACCCCCATAACAAGTGCTCCAAATCCACCCAGACCAGGGAAATCTGTTGGGTGTGATGATGTTCCTGATGAAGATGTGTTACACTCATCTGCCAAG GAAGCAGAGCTTGTGCCTGGTACTCAGTTTGGGGACAATATAGGGGACACTACCTGGTTGGCAGGCGAATCTCAGGCTGATGAAAACTGTGATTTAGATTGCTTGGAGGACACCTTGTTATGCAAGGAGACTTTTGATTCTTCCACTCTTCTAAATGGTTCGTTCGCGGATGGCATATCTAGCACTGACTTTCCAAGCAATATATACGGGGTGactggaaatagcagcacatcATGTGGAATTGACCTTGAGAACATTGATCTTGGCACTCCACCAGATTTCCAGCTTGCT GATTTGCAGTTTTGTTCCCAAGACAGTTTACTTGGATGGCTAGACAGGTTATGA
- the LOC117622140 gene encoding serine/threonine-protein kinase STY13-like has product MGSGNGVYSVGDFNLDAKWLIDPKHLFVGPRIGEGAHAKVYEGKYKNQTVAVKIVHRGETPEEIAKRESRFAREVAMLSKVQHKNLVKFIGACKEPVMVIVTELLLGGTLRKYLFSMRPRCLDICVAVGFALDIARAMECLHSHGIIHRDLKPENLILTADHKTVKLADFGLAREESLTEMMTAETGTYRWMAPELYSTVTLRHGEKKHYNHKVDAYSFAIVLWELIHNKLPFEGMSNLQAAYAAAFKNVRPNAENIPEDLALIVTSCWKEDPNDRPNFTQIIQMLLHYLSTISAPEPAIPQRIFRSENAVLPPESPGTSSLMTTHDDSGETPKIDVEEKPKGFSFCFSQCY; this is encoded by the exons ATGGGATCTGGTAATGGGGTTTATTCAGTTGGggatttcaatttggatgCCAAGTGGCTGATCGATCCAAAGCATCTTTTTGTTGGGCCGAGGATTGGGGAGGGCGCGCATGCCAAAGTGTAcgaaggaaa ATATAAGAATCAAACTGTTGCTGTAAAAATTGTTCATAGAGGAGAAACTCCAGAGGAGATTGCCAAGAGAGAATCACGGTTTGCAAGGGAAGTGGCAATGCTGTCCAAAGTGCAGCACAAAAATTTAGTAAAG TTCATTGGTGCCTGCAAAGAACCTGTCATGGTCATAGTGACTGAGCTTCTTCTGGGCGGGACTTTGCGCAAATACTTGTTCAGTATGCGGCCAAGGTGCTTGGACATATGCGTGGCAGTTGGGTTTGCACTTGATATTGCCCGTGCTATGGAATGCTTACACTCCCATGGAATCATTCACCGGGACCTGAAACCTG AGAATTTGATCTTGACCGCAGACCATAAAACAGTTAAACTTGCGGATTTTGGCTTAGCAAGAGAAGAGTCGTTGACAGAGATGATGACCGCCGAAACTGGGACATATCGGTGGATGGCTCCTGAG CTTTACAGCACAGTTACATTACGACATGGAGAGAAGAAGCATTACAATCATAAGGTGGATGCTTACAGCTTTGCAATTGTATTGTGGGAACTCATCCATAATAAGCTGCCTTTTGAAGGCATGTCGAATCTACAGGCGGCATATGCAGCTGCTTTTAAG AATGTGAGGCCCAATGCTGAAAACATTCCTGAGGATTTGgctttgatcgtaacttcatGTTGGAAAGAGGATCCAAATGATCGGCCCAACTTTACCCAAATTATACAGATGCTGCTGCATTATCTCTCTACTATTTCAGCACCGGAACCTGCTATCCCCCAACGGATATTCAGATCTGAGAACGCTGTACTACCACCAGAATCACCTGGTACTAGTTCTTTGATGACTACGCACGATGACTCGGGTGAAACCCCTAAAATCGACGTGGAAGAGAAGCCTAAAGGTTTTTCCTTCTGCTTTAGCCAGTGTTATTGA